A single Curtobacterium sp. MCSS17_015 DNA region contains:
- a CDS encoding Pls/PosA family non-ribosomal peptide synthetase: protein MTTNVQQELDRGDRAAPARTLLDVLTATAEAHPDALALETPEGPLDYRALLTLVHERADDLARHGVRRGDRVGVRIPSGGRDLSVSILAVLAAGAAYVPVDADDPEERATLVFGEAGVVGVIGAGGVLRDRQGSALPVTDPAATPEQPTTEDDAWVIFTSGSTGVPKGVAVTHRSAAAFVDAEARMFLHSAPLGPTDRVLAGLSVAFDASCEEMWLAWGHGACLVPAPRSLVKSGVDLGPWLIAHGITVVSTVPTLAALWPDDALESVRLVIFGGEACPPDLAARIASRDREVWNTYGPTEATVVACGALLDGSTPIRIGLPLDGWDLAVVDAEGARVAPGQVGELVIGGVGLGRYLDPAKDAEKYAPFPQLGWERAYRSGDLVRYDPEGLVFQGRADDQVKLGGRRIELGEIDAALQALDDVAGGAAVVQRTPAGNQVLVGYVAPVAGAAIDTTAANARLRAELPAALVPLLAVVDSLPTRTSGKVDRAALPWPLEGAVATDLPPTVAWIAERWSAILGVPVADVDDDFFAHGGGSLTAAQLVSAIRERYPTTTVADVYDHPRIGALAAALDESGPVAAARRDVRPVPPRAGLLMTLLGLPLQVLRGLRLLSWTALVAAVLHATTMPFLPVLPWPVLVLALVLFVTPAGKMALTIVAARLLLAGVRPGDHPRGGSVHVRVWLAERIAEAVDGPSTAGAPWISYYARALGATVGRDVDLHTLPPVTGMLTIGKRASVEPEVDLAGHWVDGDVFRLGTVHVGADAVVHSRSTLMPGAHVGDGAEVEAGSAVAGTVPAGERWAGSPAERVGSARHGREARPASPKRWLLAYGVGSVAVAGLPVAGVAAGLAAAAVVVGRPASLGSAVGPALLSVPLVTVVAGLVYAGLVVAAVRLLGLGLAEGRHPVRSRIGWQVWSTERILDAARTLLFPLYASLVTPLWLRLLGARVGRDTEISTVLLIPALTQIASGAFLADDTMVATYELGGGRVRIGRSKVGRRAFLGNSGMTGAGRSVPREALVAVLSAVPKKAKRGSSWLGSPPVRLRRAAAQFDEERTFRPPTRLKVARGAWELLRIVAPMVSTVIGLGVAVTLLALWTAVGLGWTVLLAGPVLIVAGAVAAGVSTLAKWAFVGRITATEHPLWSSFVWRNEVQDTFVETVARPWFAEQAIGTPALAAWLRSLGATIGRGVWCETYWLPEADLVTIGDGATVARGTVVQTHLFHDRVMQLDTVTLDAGATLGPHGVVLPAAGIGPGATVGPASLVMRGEQVPGGTLWAGNPIGPWEHPPWRSGTTGREGREHPGPVESVESVERAEDPRPVDAVAD, encoded by the coding sequence GTGACGACGAACGTGCAACAGGAACTCGACCGCGGTGACCGGGCCGCACCGGCCAGGACCCTGCTCGACGTGCTCACCGCCACCGCCGAGGCGCACCCCGACGCCCTCGCCCTCGAGACCCCCGAGGGGCCGCTCGACTACCGCGCCCTCCTCACCCTCGTGCACGAGCGCGCCGACGACCTCGCCCGCCACGGTGTCCGCCGCGGCGACCGGGTCGGCGTCCGGATCCCCTCCGGCGGCCGGGACCTGTCCGTGTCGATCCTCGCCGTCCTCGCCGCCGGCGCCGCCTACGTCCCCGTCGACGCCGACGACCCCGAGGAACGCGCCACCCTCGTCTTCGGCGAGGCCGGCGTCGTCGGCGTCATCGGCGCCGGCGGCGTCCTGCGTGACCGCCAGGGGTCCGCACTGCCCGTCACCGACCCGGCCGCGACCCCCGAGCAGCCGACGACCGAGGACGACGCCTGGGTCATCTTCACCTCCGGCTCCACCGGGGTACCGAAGGGCGTCGCCGTCACCCACCGCTCCGCCGCGGCCTTCGTCGACGCCGAGGCACGGATGTTCCTGCACTCCGCACCGCTCGGCCCGACCGACCGGGTGCTCGCCGGGCTGAGCGTGGCGTTCGACGCCTCGTGCGAGGAGATGTGGCTCGCCTGGGGTCACGGTGCCTGCCTCGTCCCCGCGCCCCGGTCCCTGGTGAAGAGCGGCGTCGACCTCGGCCCGTGGCTCATCGCGCACGGCATCACCGTCGTGTCGACCGTCCCCACCCTCGCGGCGCTGTGGCCCGACGACGCGCTCGAGTCCGTGCGCCTGGTGATCTTCGGCGGTGAGGCCTGCCCACCCGATCTCGCCGCCCGCATCGCCTCGCGCGACCGCGAGGTCTGGAACACCTACGGTCCGACCGAGGCGACCGTCGTGGCCTGCGGCGCCCTGCTCGACGGCAGCACCCCGATCCGGATCGGTCTGCCGCTCGACGGGTGGGACCTCGCGGTCGTCGACGCCGAGGGAGCACGCGTCGCTCCGGGGCAGGTCGGCGAGCTCGTCATCGGGGGCGTCGGCCTCGGCCGCTACCTCGACCCCGCGAAGGACGCCGAGAAGTACGCCCCCTTCCCGCAGCTCGGGTGGGAGCGGGCGTACCGGAGCGGCGACCTCGTGCGCTACGACCCGGAAGGCCTCGTCTTCCAGGGCCGTGCCGACGACCAGGTGAAACTCGGTGGACGGCGCATCGAACTCGGCGAGATCGACGCCGCCCTGCAGGCCCTCGACGACGTCGCCGGTGGAGCCGCGGTCGTGCAGCGGACCCCAGCGGGGAACCAGGTCCTCGTCGGCTACGTCGCTCCGGTCGCCGGCGCCGCGATCGACACCACGGCCGCGAACGCCCGCCTACGTGCGGAACTGCCCGCCGCACTCGTCCCGCTCCTCGCCGTCGTCGACTCGCTGCCGACGCGGACCTCCGGCAAGGTCGACCGAGCGGCACTCCCCTGGCCTCTCGAGGGAGCGGTCGCGACCGACCTGCCGCCGACCGTGGCCTGGATCGCCGAACGCTGGTCCGCGATCCTCGGTGTGCCGGTCGCCGACGTCGACGACGACTTCTTCGCGCACGGCGGTGGGTCCCTGACCGCCGCGCAGCTCGTGTCCGCGATCCGCGAGCGCTACCCCACCACCACCGTCGCCGACGTCTACGACCACCCGCGCATCGGAGCGCTCGCCGCCGCGCTCGACGAGTCCGGGCCGGTCGCCGCGGCCCGCCGGGACGTCCGCCCCGTCCCACCCCGCGCCGGGCTGCTCATGACGCTGCTCGGTCTGCCCCTGCAGGTGCTCCGCGGGCTCCGGCTGCTCAGCTGGACGGCCCTCGTCGCCGCGGTCCTGCACGCCACGACGATGCCGTTCCTGCCGGTGCTCCCCTGGCCGGTCCTCGTGCTCGCCCTCGTGCTGTTCGTCACCCCCGCCGGCAAGATGGCGCTCACCATCGTCGCCGCGCGGCTCCTGCTGGCCGGGGTCCGACCCGGCGACCACCCGCGCGGTGGCTCGGTGCACGTGCGGGTCTGGCTCGCCGAACGGATCGCCGAGGCCGTCGACGGTCCCTCGACCGCCGGGGCACCGTGGATCAGCTACTACGCCAGGGCACTCGGCGCGACCGTCGGCCGGGACGTCGACCTGCACACGCTGCCGCCGGTGACCGGCATGCTGACCATCGGCAAGCGGGCCTCGGTCGAGCCGGAGGTCGACCTGGCCGGGCACTGGGTGGACGGCGACGTCTTCCGCCTCGGCACGGTGCACGTCGGAGCCGACGCGGTCGTGCACAGCCGCTCGACCCTCATGCCCGGGGCGCACGTCGGCGACGGCGCCGAGGTCGAGGCCGGCTCCGCGGTCGCGGGGACCGTCCCCGCGGGCGAACGTTGGGCCGGGTCCCCCGCCGAGCGCGTCGGCTCCGCACGCCACGGCCGGGAGGCCCGTCCCGCCTCCCCGAAGCGCTGGCTGCTCGCGTACGGGGTCGGGTCCGTCGCCGTCGCCGGGCTCCCCGTCGCCGGGGTCGCCGCCGGACTGGCCGCCGCCGCGGTGGTCGTCGGACGCCCGGCCTCGCTCGGTTCCGCGGTCGGCCCCGCGCTGCTCAGCGTCCCGCTCGTCACGGTCGTCGCCGGGCTGGTCTACGCCGGCCTCGTCGTCGCCGCGGTCCGGCTGCTCGGGCTCGGGCTGGCCGAGGGACGCCATCCGGTCCGGTCCCGGATCGGGTGGCAGGTGTGGAGCACCGAGCGCATCCTCGACGCCGCCCGGACGCTGCTGTTCCCGCTGTACGCGAGCCTCGTCACCCCGCTGTGGCTGCGGCTGCTCGGCGCCAGGGTCGGCCGGGACACCGAGATCTCCACCGTGCTGCTCATCCCGGCGCTGACGCAGATCGCCTCCGGGGCCTTCCTCGCCGACGACACGATGGTCGCGACCTACGAACTCGGCGGCGGACGCGTGCGGATCGGCCGGTCCAAGGTCGGCCGACGGGCCTTCCTCGGCAACAGCGGCATGACCGGAGCCGGTCGGTCGGTGCCGCGCGAGGCCCTCGTCGCCGTGCTGTCCGCGGTTCCGAAGAAGGCCAAGCGCGGGTCCTCGTGGCTCGGCAGCCCGCCGGTCCGACTCCGCCGGGCCGCTGCGCAGTTCGACGAGGAGCGCACGTTCCGCCCGCCGACGCGCCTCAAGGTCGCCCGCGGCGCGTGGGAACTCCTCCGCATCGTGGCACCGATGGTGTCGACGGTGATCGGACTCGGCGTCGCCGTCACGCTCCTGGCGCTCTGGACCGCCGTCGGCCTCGGCTGGACGGTGCTGCTCGCCGGACCCGTGCTCATCGTCGCCGGAGCCGTCGCGGCCGGCGTCTCCACGCTCGCGAAGTGGGCGTTCGTCGGGCGCATCACCGCCACCGAGCACCCGCTGTGGTCGTCGTTCGTCTGGCGGAACGAGGTGCAGGACACCTTCGTCGAGACCGTCGCACGTCCGTGGTTCGCCGAGCAGGCGATCGGCACCCCGGCACTGGCCGCCTGGCTCCGGAGCCTCGGGGCGACGATCGGGCGCGGGGTCTGGTGCGAGACGTACTGGCTGCCGGAGGCGGACCTCGTCACCATCGGTGACGGGGCGACCGTCGCCCGCGGCACGGTCGTGCAGACCCACCTGTTCCACGACCGGGTCATGCAGCTCGACACCGTCACGCTCGACGCCGGTGCGACGCTCGGGCCGCACGGCGTGGTCCTCCCCGCCGCCGGCATCGGCCCGGGCGCGACGGTCGGCCCCGCCTCGCTCGTCATGCGCGGCGAGCAGGTACCGGGCGGCACGCTGTGGGCCGGCAACCCGATCGGTCCGTGGGAGCACCCGCCCTGGCGGAGCGGGACGACCGGCCGTGAGGGCCGCGAGCACCCTGGGCCGGTCGAGTCCGTCGAGTCCGTCGAGCGCGCCGAGGACCCGAGGCCGGTCGACGCCGTGGCAGACTGA
- a CDS encoding M1 family metallopeptidase has translation MKQTDPAADPYTPHSGDRRWTSRHYDLQLDYRVATNRLDATATVTATANEPLDKVVLDLHGLGVDRVDVDGVRVKKVSVGAHKTTVTPATPIAAGADFTVHVRYRGAPRPLRSPWGTLGWEELTDGVIVASQPVGAPSWFPCNDRPDDKATYRIEVTCEAGYEVVANGALLGRDRTARGTRWTFAVTDPMATYLATVQIGRYRTTKLRGGDVPVTLHHPADLTAAAKTDFGQVPEMIALFTDRFGPYPFAEYGVVVTDDELEIPLEAHGLAVFGRNHVDGEHGSDRLIAHELAHQWFGNSVTLGVWRDIWLHEGFACYAEWLWSEHRGGATADDLAAAYRAGLLDHPQDLVVADPGAPDMFDDRVYKRGALALHALRRTIGDTAFTSGLRTVTERHRHGTVTTPDVVDAFATAAGSDPAAVLLVLGPWIDEPGVPALP, from the coding sequence GTGAAGCAGACCGACCCCGCCGCCGACCCGTACACCCCCCACAGCGGCGACCGGCGGTGGACGAGCCGCCACTACGACCTGCAGCTCGACTACCGCGTCGCCACGAACCGGCTCGACGCGACGGCGACCGTCACGGCGACGGCGAACGAGCCGCTCGACAAGGTCGTGCTCGACCTGCACGGGCTCGGCGTCGACCGGGTGGACGTGGACGGTGTCCGCGTGAAGAAGGTCTCCGTCGGCGCGCACAAGACCACCGTGACCCCGGCGACGCCCATCGCCGCGGGAGCCGACTTCACGGTCCACGTGCGCTACCGCGGCGCTCCCCGGCCGCTCCGGAGCCCCTGGGGGACGCTCGGGTGGGAGGAGCTGACCGACGGCGTGATCGTCGCGAGTCAGCCCGTCGGTGCACCGTCCTGGTTCCCCTGCAACGACCGCCCGGACGACAAGGCGACGTACCGCATCGAGGTCACCTGCGAGGCCGGGTACGAGGTCGTCGCGAACGGCGCACTCCTCGGGCGTGACCGGACCGCCCGCGGGACCCGGTGGACCTTCGCCGTGACCGATCCGATGGCGACGTACCTGGCGACCGTGCAGATCGGCCGGTACCGCACGACGAAGCTGCGGGGCGGCGACGTCCCGGTCACCCTGCACCACCCGGCGGACCTCACCGCCGCCGCGAAGACCGACTTCGGGCAGGTCCCCGAGATGATCGCGCTGTTCACCGACCGGTTCGGGCCCTACCCGTTCGCCGAGTACGGGGTCGTGGTCACCGACGACGAGCTCGAGATCCCGCTCGAGGCGCACGGCCTCGCCGTCTTCGGCCGGAACCACGTCGACGGCGAGCACGGCAGCGACCGGCTCATCGCACACGAGCTCGCCCACCAGTGGTTCGGCAACTCGGTGACGCTCGGCGTGTGGCGTGACATCTGGCTCCACGAGGGGTTCGCCTGCTACGCCGAGTGGCTCTGGTCCGAACACCGCGGCGGTGCCACGGCGGACGACCTCGCGGCTGCGTACCGCGCCGGGCTGCTCGACCATCCTCAGGACCTCGTCGTGGCCGATCCGGGGGCGCCCGACATGTTCGACGACCGGGTCTACAAGCGCGGCGCCCTCGCACTGCACGCCCTCCGTCGGACGATCGGTGACACGGCCTTCACCTCGGGTCTCCGCACGGTGACGGAGCGACACCGTCACGGCACCGTGACGACGCCCGACGTCGTGGACGCGTTCGCCACCGCTGCGGGTTCCGACCCGGCCGCGGTCCTGCTGGTGCTCGGTCCCTGGATCGACGAGCCCGGCGTCCCGGCACTGCCCTGA
- a CDS encoding DUF2993 domain-containing protein, protein MTPAPAAGRTRRHRGRTLAIVLVVVLLVLAALVVVAESVLRGVVDRTIADQVEQSLPDGTTGTVDAHVDGVVIPQLVGGTFDRVHITSDRLTVDGIPLAADVTARDLPVDGQGAVHDVDGTVRLAAGAVEDLAKYSPLFERLRLIDGGVELRGTTSVLGFDIGYAANGSVAAQSDGRGVTITPETVRITNSSLGLDVDDIPGVSDVPVPVCTAQFLPEQLRVRSLRVTESAATVRITADELPLSEDGLRTTGRC, encoded by the coding sequence GTGACGCCGGCACCCGCCGCGGGTCGGACCCGGAGGCACCGCGGCCGGACGCTCGCGATCGTCCTGGTCGTCGTGCTCCTGGTCCTCGCGGCGCTCGTCGTGGTGGCGGAGTCCGTCCTGCGCGGGGTCGTCGACCGCACGATCGCGGACCAGGTCGAGCAGTCGCTGCCCGACGGCACGACCGGCACCGTGGACGCCCACGTCGACGGCGTGGTGATCCCGCAGCTCGTCGGGGGGACGTTCGACCGGGTGCACATCACGTCGGACCGGCTGACGGTGGACGGCATCCCGCTCGCGGCCGACGTGACGGCGCGCGACCTGCCGGTGGACGGCCAGGGCGCGGTGCACGACGTCGACGGCACGGTCCGGCTCGCTGCCGGAGCGGTCGAGGACCTGGCGAAGTACTCGCCGCTCTTCGAACGGCTGCGGCTCATCGACGGGGGCGTCGAGCTGCGGGGCACCACCTCGGTGCTCGGCTTCGACATCGGGTACGCGGCCAACGGGTCGGTCGCGGCGCAGTCCGACGGTCGGGGCGTCACGATCACCCCGGAGACGGTCCGGATCACGAACTCGTCCCTCGGCTTGGACGTCGACGACATCCCCGGCGTCTCCGACGTGCCGGTCCCGGTCTGCACGGCGCAGTTCCTGCCGGAGCAGCTCCGGGTCCGCTCGCTCCGCGTGACGGAGTCCGCCGCGACGGTCCGGATCACGGCGGACGAACTGCCGCTCAGCGAGGACGGCCTGCGGACCACCGGCCGCTGCTGA
- a CDS encoding FAD-dependent oxidoreductase, with protein sequence MSRVVVVGGGIGGLTAAALLAHAGHRVTLLEASTELGGKSRRIQLGPDRIDTGPSLVTFPAVWDELLRRLGDGGHAPERARDDGHLDLVRMPEVGRYHHDGEETALPVAPDHPWYPAWRRFSDLHAPLADDVTELLLADPLDRAALPALRRLLAVYGSRLTTRAYLDSLPWLPDGLREIIAIHTLNAGVSPSRTPALYASMPAIMAETGAWVPRGGVYEIVLALGRLAEAAGVEVRTGEAVTHIERGSVTTDSGHHPADLVVSALDADRLATLTGPSRIPVIHRRRHRTLSCSAIAVYGVLREELPARIATHSVVLPTKPAALHRSLEAGDEPADTMVFVNQYRAGEVYPNPRSTLGILLTAPADGGHYTIEHPFVRREVDRVSRAMGLDRPLTDLLDEHTVLDPQYYGGGGEPHGALYGAARPPWLSGPFHRPSYNDPWRPWLWRVGASVHPGGGIPAVVGGAMIAVTRLLRSTPA encoded by the coding sequence GTGAGCCGCGTCGTCGTGGTCGGTGGCGGGATCGGGGGGCTCACCGCCGCCGCGCTGCTCGCGCACGCGGGCCACCGCGTCACCCTGCTCGAGGCCTCCACCGAGCTCGGCGGCAAGAGCCGTCGCATCCAGCTGGGCCCGGACCGCATCGACACCGGGCCGTCGCTGGTGACGTTCCCAGCGGTGTGGGACGAGCTGCTGCGGAGACTCGGCGACGGTGGGCATGCCCCCGAACGCGCCCGCGACGACGGACACCTCGACCTGGTGCGGATGCCCGAGGTGGGCCGCTACCACCACGACGGCGAGGAGACGGCCCTCCCGGTGGCACCCGACCACCCCTGGTACCCCGCCTGGCGACGGTTCTCCGACCTGCACGCGCCCCTCGCCGACGACGTGACCGAACTGCTGCTCGCCGACCCCCTCGACCGAGCTGCCCTGCCGGCGCTCCGCAGGCTGCTGGCCGTCTACGGCTCGCGCCTCACCACACGCGCGTACCTCGACAGCCTGCCGTGGCTGCCGGACGGGCTGCGCGAGATCATCGCGATCCACACCCTCAACGCGGGCGTCTCGCCCTCCCGCACCCCCGCGCTCTACGCGAGCATGCCGGCGATCATGGCCGAGACCGGCGCTTGGGTGCCGCGCGGCGGAGTGTACGAGATCGTGCTCGCGTTGGGCCGGCTGGCCGAGGCCGCCGGGGTCGAGGTGCGCACCGGCGAAGCCGTCACCCACATCGAGCGCGGGTCGGTCACCACCGACTCCGGGCACCATCCCGCCGACCTCGTCGTGAGTGCCCTGGACGCCGACCGGCTCGCCACGCTGACGGGTCCGTCGCGGATCCCGGTGATTCACCGCCGGCGCCACCGCACCCTCTCGTGCTCGGCCATCGCGGTGTACGGCGTGCTGCGCGAGGAACTGCCGGCTCGGATCGCGACGCACAGCGTGGTGCTGCCGACGAAGCCGGCCGCACTGCACCGCAGCCTCGAGGCGGGCGACGAACCGGCGGACACCATGGTGTTCGTCAACCAGTACCGCGCGGGCGAGGTGTACCCGAACCCACGCAGCACCCTCGGCATCCTGCTCACCGCGCCAGCGGACGGCGGTCACTACACGATCGAGCACCCCTTCGTCCGCCGTGAGGTCGACCGCGTCTCCCGCGCGATGGGGCTCGACCGGCCCCTCACCGACCTGCTCGACGAGCACACGGTGCTCGATCCGCAGTACTACGGCGGCGGCGGCGAACCGCACGGCGCGCTCTACGGGGCGGCGCGTCCGCCGTGGCTGAGCGGGCCGTTCCACCGCCCCTCCTACAACGACCCCTGGCGGCCCTGGCTGTGGCGGGTGGGCGCGTCGGTGCACCCCGGCGGCGGCATCCCGGCGGTGGTGGGCGGCGCGATGATCGCGGTGACCCGGCTGCTCAGGTCGACCCCGGCCTGA
- the argS gene encoding arginine--tRNA ligase, whose product MTPAELSAAYLSILTGIVERRGAADTVTVQESHVALERPKNRAHGDWASNAAMQLAKRLGTNPRELATEIAGELTELDGVDSVDVAGPGFINITLEAAAAGEVARTVVDQGVSFGHGDLYDGVRIDLEFVSANPTGPIHMGGVRWAAVGDSLARVFQAQGGLVTREYYFNDHGNQIDRFARSLLASALGEPTPEDGYGGAYIGEIAARVLATLEPGVDVADLPRDEAQELFRREGVEFMFTDIKRSLHDFGVDFDVFFHENSLHESKAVDRAIARLQEQGRMYEADGALWLRTTDFGDDRDRVVIKSDGEPAYIAGDLAYYLDKRERGFERNLIMLGADHHGYVGRMMAMCAAFGDEPGKNLEILIGQLVNLLKDGQPLRMSKRNGTVVTMEDLVDAVGVDAGRYALVRFASDTAIDIDLDLLTKRTNDNPVFTVQYAHARTHSVARNAAASGVDRSVFDASLLTHESESALLGAIAEYPRVVRQAAELREPHRIARYIEQLAGLYHRWYDSCRVTPLGDEPVTDLHRTRLWVNDATGQVVRNGLGLLGVSAPERM is encoded by the coding sequence GTGACTCCTGCCGAACTCTCCGCCGCGTACCTGTCGATCCTCACGGGCATCGTCGAGCGCCGAGGCGCTGCCGACACGGTGACGGTCCAGGAGTCCCACGTGGCCCTGGAACGACCGAAGAACCGGGCGCACGGCGACTGGGCGTCGAACGCGGCCATGCAGCTCGCGAAGCGCCTCGGGACGAACCCGCGCGAGCTCGCGACGGAGATCGCCGGCGAGCTGACCGAACTCGACGGCGTGGACTCCGTCGACGTCGCCGGCCCGGGCTTCATCAACATCACGCTCGAGGCCGCCGCCGCCGGCGAGGTCGCGCGCACCGTCGTGGACCAGGGCGTGTCCTTCGGTCACGGCGACCTCTACGACGGTGTCCGCATCGACCTCGAGTTCGTGTCGGCGAACCCGACCGGGCCGATCCACATGGGCGGCGTCCGGTGGGCCGCGGTCGGCGACAGTCTGGCCCGGGTGTTCCAGGCACAGGGCGGGCTCGTCACCCGCGAGTACTACTTCAACGACCACGGCAACCAGATCGACCGGTTCGCCCGGTCCCTCCTGGCGTCCGCACTGGGGGAGCCGACGCCCGAGGACGGCTACGGCGGTGCGTACATCGGCGAGATCGCGGCCCGTGTGCTCGCGACGCTCGAGCCCGGTGTCGACGTGGCGGACCTGCCGCGCGACGAGGCGCAGGAGCTGTTCCGGCGTGAGGGCGTCGAGTTCATGTTCACGGACATCAAGCGTTCGCTGCACGACTTCGGTGTCGACTTCGACGTCTTCTTCCACGAGAACTCGCTGCACGAGTCGAAGGCCGTCGACCGCGCCATCGCCCGCTTGCAGGAGCAGGGGCGGATGTACGAGGCGGACGGCGCGCTGTGGCTCCGGACGACCGACTTCGGCGACGACCGCGACCGCGTCGTCATCAAGTCGGACGGCGAGCCGGCGTACATCGCCGGCGACCTGGCGTACTACCTCGACAAGCGCGAGCGCGGCTTCGAGCGGAACCTCATCATGCTCGGCGCGGACCACCACGGCTACGTCGGCCGGATGATGGCGATGTGCGCGGCGTTCGGCGACGAGCCGGGCAAGAACCTCGAGATCCTCATCGGGCAGCTGGTGAACCTGCTCAAGGACGGCCAGCCGCTCCGGATGTCGAAGCGCAACGGCACCGTCGTGACGATGGAGGACCTGGTCGACGCCGTGGGTGTGGACGCCGGTCGGTACGCCCTCGTCCGGTTCGCGAGCGACACCGCGATCGACATCGACCTCGACCTGCTGACGAAGCGGACGAACGACAACCCCGTCTTCACCGTCCAGTACGCGCACGCCCGCACGCACTCCGTCGCGCGGAACGCAGCGGCGTCCGGTGTGGACCGCTCGGTGTTCGACGCGTCGCTGCTCACGCACGAGTCCGAGAGCGCGCTCCTCGGGGCGATCGCCGAGTACCCGCGGGTGGTCCGCCAGGCCGCGGAACTCCGCGAACCGCACCGCATCGCCCGGTACATCGAGCAGCTCGCGGGCCTGTACCACCGCTGGTACGACTCCTGCCGCGTCACGCCCCTCGGCGACGAGCCGGTGACGGACCTGCACCGCACCCGTCTCTGGGTGAACGACGCCACCGGACAGGTCGTGCGCAACGGCCTCGGTCTGCTCGGCGTCAGCGCACCCGAACGGATGTAG
- a CDS encoding UbiA family prenyltransferase, which produces MTDGSERMSRTVPSGIGVAVRRLVLISRPVLWINTIGSGLVAVWLTGALFDLRALPVILWLTLPFNLLIYGVNDIYDQDTDAANPRKGSIEGARIRQSEVRLIAWAVAAVNVPFLVFFLLTLPPLANAAILLYVGVFVFYSAPPLRFKARPFLDSLSNAAYALPLVIVPAALAVTPVWPAALGLMAWSVAKHAFDAVQDIVEDRDAGITTTAVRLGARGTALWSGAWWILSTALFAVVSVPVAAVNLLIAGILVVRLLRDPTPETGHRLYRLSVAFPYIAGSFAGVLLMVSIVLGGTP; this is translated from the coding sequence GTGACTGACGGCAGTGAGCGGATGTCGCGCACCGTGCCGTCGGGGATCGGTGTCGCCGTGCGCCGCCTCGTGCTCATCTCGCGCCCGGTGCTGTGGATCAACACCATCGGCTCCGGTCTCGTCGCCGTGTGGCTCACCGGCGCGCTGTTCGACCTGCGGGCACTGCCGGTCATCCTGTGGCTCACCCTGCCGTTCAACCTGCTCATCTACGGTGTCAACGACATCTACGACCAGGACACGGATGCGGCCAACCCCCGCAAGGGCTCCATCGAGGGCGCCAGGATCCGGCAGTCCGAGGTGCGGCTCATCGCCTGGGCCGTCGCTGCCGTCAACGTCCCGTTCCTCGTCTTCTTCCTGCTCACGCTGCCGCCGCTCGCGAACGCGGCGATCCTGCTCTACGTGGGCGTCTTCGTCTTCTACTCCGCACCGCCGCTGCGCTTCAAGGCGCGGCCCTTCCTCGACTCCCTGAGCAACGCGGCCTACGCGCTGCCACTGGTCATCGTGCCCGCGGCCCTCGCGGTGACGCCGGTCTGGCCCGCCGCCCTCGGCCTGATGGCCTGGAGCGTGGCCAAGCACGCCTTCGATGCGGTCCAGGACATCGTGGAGGACCGCGACGCGGGCATCACCACCACCGCGGTTCGACTCGGTGCGCGCGGGACCGCCCTGTGGAGCGGCGCCTGGTGGATCCTCTCGACGGCGCTGTTCGCCGTGGTGAGCGTGCCCGTGGCCGCCGTCAACCTCCTGATCGCGGGCATCCTCGTGGTGCGCCTGCTGCGCGACCCGACGCCGGAGACCGGTCACCGCCTCTACCGACTGTCGGTCGCCTTCCCGTACATCGCCGGGTCGTTCGCCGGGGTGCTGCTCATGGTCTCGATCGTGCTGGGGGGAACCCCGTGA